In a genomic window of Primulina huaijiensis isolate GDHJ02 chromosome 10, ASM1229523v2, whole genome shotgun sequence:
- the LOC140986885 gene encoding myb family transcription factor EFM-like isoform X2 has protein sequence MLISEDKCAMVIMKEELVQYKKSKAVPVLKEFIPLKGTSDEKDEKNEISKENDVNGSDKINWMSSFQLCNSANQNHNPNSGSGNNNQTLKLDKIKGVREEINPPMMNGLLRNGINMAIGTAFVPFKGKNNFPMMMVAKEEDDKLNGLTHLDLRIKNPGEGIDSGGFSSKSSCSRSGSSSATDDQSNLRDRQKHQQMARKQRRCWSSELHRRFIDALQQLGGAQAATPKQIRDLMQVDGLSNDEVKSHLQKYRLHTRKVSTMHPSTNPVVLGGSWMSKGQYSSESSKLENSQSGSPQGHYHMQVTGASRGTSLTGGDSVDDEDDEKFESRSWKNQIQLSRRDGP, from the exons ATGTTGATCTCAGAAGACAAATGTG CGATGGTGATAATGAAGGAGGAGTTAGTGCAGTATAAGAAATCTAAGGCGGTGCCAGTGTTGAAAGAATTCATTCCATTGAAGGGAACCAGTGATGAAaaagatgagaaaaatgaaatcagTAAAGAAAATGACGTCAACGGCAGTGATAAAATAAACTGGATGAGCTCATTTCAGTTATGCAACTCTGCTAATCAGAATCATAATCCAAATTCTGGTTCCGGCAACAATAATCAGACCTTAAAACTTGACAAAATTAAG GGAGTTCGAGAAGAAATAAATCCACCGATGATGAATGGTTTACTTCGGAATGGTATAAACATGGCCATAGGAACGGCATTTGTACCGTTTAAGGGGAAAAATAACTTCCCCATGATGATGGTGGCGAAGGAAGAGGATGATAAATTGAATGGGCTAACGCATCTTGATCTTAGGATCAAGAATCCAGGCGAGGGAATTGATTCTGGTGGTTTTAGCTCGAAATCGAGTTGTAGCAGATCAGGGTCCTCTTCTGCAACTGACGATCAATCGAATTTACGGGATCGACAGAAGCATCAGCAAATGGCTAGAAAGCAAAGGAGATGCTGGTCATCTGAGTTGCATCGCCGGTTTATTGATGCCCTGCAGCAACTGGGAGGTGCCCAAG CTGCGACTCCTAAACAAATTAGAGATCTTATGCAAGTTGATGGTCTATCCAATGATGAAGTGAAGAGTCATTTGCAA AAATATCGGCTCCACACTCGTAAAGTTTCTACAATGCACCCCTCCACCAATCCTGTCGTTCTTGGAGGTTCGTGGATGTCCAAAGGACAGTATAGTAGTGAATCCTCAAAGCTGGAAAATTCCCAGTCTGGATCCCCTCAGGGCCATTACCATATGCAGGTAACCGGAGCTTCTCGGGGTACATCTTTAACTGGAGGCGATAGCGTGGACGACGAAGATGACGAAAAGTTCGAGTCTCGGAGTTGGAAGAATCAGATTCAATTATCAAGAAGAGATGGTCCTTAA
- the LOC140986851 gene encoding uncharacterized protein — MNMASGQSDDCGKLSLSHIMNKAKTMWDTSPQPIKIFPWNKALENFVQLILDLFFNVIKYLSIPLFAISSISEMSYCAHERKLFLVPLTLLIGSVVAGVLRDSVLESSPYLKTHHAAVPWHLISMLIFFVLLKCSGPYYPYWGRIVIPHLANGVLLRTLWFMFLWYRRPQKSPESMQSDSTIASSGPNNVQ; from the exons ATGAACATGGCGTCCGGCCAATCAGATGATTGTGGTAAACTAAGTCTAAGCCATATAATGAATAAGGCAAAAACCATGTGGGATACTTCTCCTCAGCCAATCAAGATCTTTCCCTGGAACAAGGCGTTGGAAAATTTTGTTCAACTCATTCTCGACCTTTTCTTTAACGTTATCAAATACTTATCTATTCCTCTGTTCGCAATCAGTTCAATTAGTGAGATGTCTTATTGTGCACATGAGAGAAAGCTGTTCCTTGTCCCACTCACATTGCTGATAGGTTCCGTTGTTGCTGGTGTCTTAAGAGATTCTGTCTTGGAGTCGTCTCCATACCTCAAG ACACATCATGCAGCAGTCCCCTGGCACTTGATCTCCATGTTGATATTCTTTGTATTGCTCAAGTGTTCGGGCCCTTATTATCCATATTGGGGGCGTATAGTTATTCCACATTTGGCAAATGGAGTATTACTGAGGACGTTGTGGTTCATGTTCCTGTGGTACCGGAGACCACAAAAATCTCCTGAATCAATGCAGTCTGATTCTACAATTGCCAGTTCTGGACCAAACAATGTTCAATAA
- the LOC140986885 gene encoding transcription factor HHO6-like isoform X1, translating into MGSLIASEFGLDPRALSASSIREFLTQVSRIHDQSERVAKLDDYVNGLEVEIKKIEVFKRELPLCMRIVNEAMVIMKEELVQYKKSKAVPVLKEFIPLKGTSDEKDEKNEISKENDVNGSDKINWMSSFQLCNSANQNHNPNSGSGNNNQTLKLDKIKGVREEINPPMMNGLLRNGINMAIGTAFVPFKGKNNFPMMMVAKEEDDKLNGLTHLDLRIKNPGEGIDSGGFSSKSSCSRSGSSSATDDQSNLRDRQKHQQMARKQRRCWSSELHRRFIDALQQLGGAQAATPKQIRDLMQVDGLSNDEVKSHLQKYRLHTRKVSTMHPSTNPVVLGGSWMSKGQYSSESSKLENSQSGSPQGHYHMQVTGASRGTSLTGGDSVDDEDDEKFESRSWKNQIQLSRRDGP; encoded by the exons ATGGGCTCCTTGATTGCATCGGAGTTTGGCTTGGATCCCAGAGCTTTATCGGCATCGTCGATCCGGGAGTTTCTGACGCAGGTTTCCAGGATTCATGACCAATCTGAGAGGGTAGCGAAGCTTGATGATTACGTTAATGGGCTTGAAGTCGAGATTAAGAAGATCGAGGTTTTTAAGCGCGAGCTGCCTCTTTGCATGCGCATCGTCAACGAGG CGATGGTGATAATGAAGGAGGAGTTAGTGCAGTATAAGAAATCTAAGGCGGTGCCAGTGTTGAAAGAATTCATTCCATTGAAGGGAACCAGTGATGAAaaagatgagaaaaatgaaatcagTAAAGAAAATGACGTCAACGGCAGTGATAAAATAAACTGGATGAGCTCATTTCAGTTATGCAACTCTGCTAATCAGAATCATAATCCAAATTCTGGTTCCGGCAACAATAATCAGACCTTAAAACTTGACAAAATTAAG GGAGTTCGAGAAGAAATAAATCCACCGATGATGAATGGTTTACTTCGGAATGGTATAAACATGGCCATAGGAACGGCATTTGTACCGTTTAAGGGGAAAAATAACTTCCCCATGATGATGGTGGCGAAGGAAGAGGATGATAAATTGAATGGGCTAACGCATCTTGATCTTAGGATCAAGAATCCAGGCGAGGGAATTGATTCTGGTGGTTTTAGCTCGAAATCGAGTTGTAGCAGATCAGGGTCCTCTTCTGCAACTGACGATCAATCGAATTTACGGGATCGACAGAAGCATCAGCAAATGGCTAGAAAGCAAAGGAGATGCTGGTCATCTGAGTTGCATCGCCGGTTTATTGATGCCCTGCAGCAACTGGGAGGTGCCCAAG CTGCGACTCCTAAACAAATTAGAGATCTTATGCAAGTTGATGGTCTATCCAATGATGAAGTGAAGAGTCATTTGCAA AAATATCGGCTCCACACTCGTAAAGTTTCTACAATGCACCCCTCCACCAATCCTGTCGTTCTTGGAGGTTCGTGGATGTCCAAAGGACAGTATAGTAGTGAATCCTCAAAGCTGGAAAATTCCCAGTCTGGATCCCCTCAGGGCCATTACCATATGCAGGTAACCGGAGCTTCTCGGGGTACATCTTTAACTGGAGGCGATAGCGTGGACGACGAAGATGACGAAAAGTTCGAGTCTCGGAGTTGGAAGAATCAGATTCAATTATCAAGAAGAGATGGTCCTTAA